A portion of the Candidatus Neomarinimicrobiota bacterium genome contains these proteins:
- a CDS encoding DUF819 family protein produces the protein MHPVPLITNDAVVLGILMGVLALVFKTSHSQHPFFKKIYKFIPAIFLMYFIPGILASTGLISGHHSDLYFVASRYLLPACLVLLTLSIDLKGIMKLGSKAVIMFFAGTAGVLIGAPIALFVTAWIFPTVLDGVGADAVWKGMTTLAGSWIGGGANQTAMKEVYHVGDDIFSVFIAVDVICANIWMAFLLFMAGNHKAFDKWLKADTSSIERLKEQTASYQAEISKIPTLQDLIILCGVAFGVTGASHFMADILAPFLNDHYPVLAKFSLTSKFFWLIILATTGGLILSFTKARRLEGVGATRVGSAFLYILVATIGMKMNLMAIADSPHLFLIGMIWILIHAAILLFTAKIIKAPSLFIAVGSQANIGGAATAPIVASAFSPTLAPVGVLLAVLGYAVGTYAAWMVGQILRISVGA, from the coding sequence ATTCCAGCTATATTCTTAATGTACTTTATTCCTGGTATTCTAGCCAGTACAGGGTTGATATCTGGTCATCATTCAGACCTCTATTTTGTGGCATCCCGCTATTTATTGCCGGCCTGTCTGGTGTTGTTGACCCTGTCTATTGACCTGAAGGGTATCATGAAACTGGGTTCCAAAGCGGTGATCATGTTTTTTGCCGGAACCGCTGGGGTCCTGATCGGTGCCCCCATAGCACTTTTTGTTACCGCCTGGATATTTCCAACAGTTCTAGATGGGGTGGGGGCCGATGCGGTCTGGAAAGGTATGACCACGCTTGCTGGAAGTTGGATCGGTGGTGGGGCCAATCAAACCGCTATGAAAGAAGTCTATCATGTCGGTGACGATATCTTTTCAGTGTTTATTGCTGTGGATGTGATCTGTGCCAATATCTGGATGGCATTCCTGTTATTTATGGCGGGCAACCATAAAGCATTTGACAAATGGTTGAAAGCTGATACCTCAAGTATTGAGAGGCTTAAGGAGCAAACTGCAAGCTATCAGGCGGAAATTAGCAAGATCCCCACTTTGCAAGATTTGATCATATTGTGTGGTGTCGCTTTTGGTGTCACTGGAGCTTCACATTTTATGGCTGATATCCTGGCACCATTTTTAAATGATCATTATCCCGTTCTGGCAAAGTTCAGCTTGACCAGTAAATTCTTCTGGTTAATTATTTTGGCAACCACTGGTGGCTTGATCTTATCATTCACAAAAGCACGTCGTCTTGAAGGGGTGGGAGCTACCAGAGTTGGCTCAGCATTTCTGTACATTCTGGTTGCAACGATCGGGATGAAAATGAATCTCATGGCAATCGCTGACAGTCCACATCTGTTTCTAATTGGAATGATCTGGATCCTTATTCACGCAGCTATACTATTATTTACTGCAAAAATCATTAAAGCCCCCAGCCTGTTTATTGCTGTTGGCAGTCAGGCCAATATAGGTGGCGCTGCTACAGCACCCATCGTGGCATCTGCCTTTAGCCCCACCTTGGCGCCAGTGGGTGTTTTACTGGCAGTATTGGGATATGCAGTAGGTACCTACGCTGCCTGGATGGTGGGTCAGATCCTAAGGATATCTGTGGGAGCCTAG